The Pochonia chlamydosporia 170 chromosome 3, whole genome shotgun sequence genome contains the following window.
GCAGTCCCTGCTGTTTTTACACCTCCAAGCCAGATGAAGAGCCTTGAGCAGAGCCTTGAGAACCGTATCCCTGGCAATCGAAACGTTTACATTCGTGGCCTTCATCCCACCACGGACGATGAACTGCTTTACAAATTTGCATCTCGCTTTGGACCAGTTGAAActtccaaagccatcatTGATACTGGAACTGGTGCATGCAAGGGGTACGAACAGAAAACCAGCCTGGTATATACATCGTGACTGACGTTTGGTAGCTTTGGTTTCGCCAAGTTTTACGAGTCACGGGATTCCGAAATGTGTATTCGAGGGTTTCACCGACTTGGTTATGAAGTTGGCTTTGCCCGGGTAGGTGTATCAGAACTTCTCCGTTAGTTACCTTCTGTACTGATTACCATATTAGGAATCGTTCAATTCTCGTCTCAAGGCCGAAGGCGACGATGGCTCGACCAACCTGTACATTTCCAACCTTCCCAAGACGCTGACGGAAGTGGTCAGTGGCACTTCTTCTTACGAACTCTGCCAGGACTTACTGACAGTAATATAGGAACTTGGAACCATCTTCCTCGGGACCACAATTCTTTCCAGCAAGATTCTCCGGGACAGCATGGGCAACAGCCGCGGCGTAGGGTTTGCTCGGTAAGCACATTGGCCTTATAGCAGAGTGATTTTGCATCTAACATTGGGTCACAGCTTCGAGAACCGCGATATTTGCGACGAAATCATCAAGAAGTACAATGGAGTTGGAATTGGGGAGGAAGGACTTCTCATGAATATCCGATATGCCGATACTCCGGCGCAAAAAGAGCTGAAGCGAGTCACCGCTGAGCGTCGTCAGTTCCGCACCAACGAGTACAACATTGGCGCTTATGGAACCCCTCTTGTAGGGATGAGCCCAACATTGTACAACCAGCAATCCCAATGGCGTAGAACTTTGCCCGTTTCACGAAGGTGAGCACACTTCTGCCAACGACTGTTTTCTTCCACTGACATGATGATAGTGGACTTTCTGCTTCGTCAATCGAAGAAGGGAATGTGATGAGACACTCGGGGACCCGACGAGGATTATCCGAGTATGCTCTTTCACATGGAACCTTCAGCAAATTCTAACCTTGAATTCAGGATAGTTCCAAACACGAACACGGATGTGGCTGCAGCTACCTCCATGTCGGATAGTGACGAAGGTGTAACGATTCACGCTGAAACAACCGCCGTCGATGGTGGCGCGGATGAGAATAAGTCGCCATCTACGAAGGGCGTTCGACGGGACGAAAATAGTGATTAATGTTTTTGACCGATTTCAGCTTTtgctgtttcttttttgtttcttgttttgcAGTTTGTCTCATGTCCAAATATGTGGCTACATTTTCTTGCTTGTCACTTCTTTTTGTTACCTCTTCTCACGAATTTGCCAGTTGAGTTGTAAACAGACATATTCTGTCAATGAGCATATTATGGTCTCAGTCCTCGTCGGTGTCAAGGAGGTTTTGCAGACACATTTTGATCAGACTGTACTTTAGATTCTTAGAGTATGTGGGGTTTGCAGCAGGGGGGATAGCCATCACATGGGCGAAGCTGATAAATAATAATGTACCAAGGTATCAAATCACTTTTATCAAAGATTTCAATGTGACCAGTTTGCATTCTTTGCTTGGGGTATCATATGGCTCTATAATGTTAGTTTGGACATGCTCTCCTGGGCATCAGCACTGGACGTCCCCTCGTCAACTGCCTTAGCATCGTCGTTGAGGTCgtcttgatggctttgggATCCTAAAATACCACCGCCAGctttctcatcatcatcttgctCGGatccatcatcctcctcctcatcatcatcttcttcctcgtcgtcgtcgtcgtcgtcatccagctccccatcctctcctcTAGATGCCACCTGATCTTTTATTGCCGCTTCAAGATCTTTCAACATCTTTTTAGTGAAGCCGGATGCCTCTACCGTCGCATCCAATCTCTTGAAGCCACCTTTGGCCAGTTTCTTTTTTGAATCTTTATAGAACGGCCCAGGGGTAGTGCTGGTGAAGTGAAATCTTCTTGAGAAGAATCTTTTGATGCACTCAACATCTCTGTCGAAGTACATTTCGGCGTTCTGATGCTCCATGGATACCATTTGTGGAAAATCAATGACGACTGGCTCGAGCTTGACCGACTCTTCACCATCGTCTGATACGACCTTCTCCTCTTTAACAAGAATATTGAATTCATTGAAATCCCCGTGAATCAATCCATGACTAGCAAATCGTAGTATGAGGGCGATCAAGTCGGCGTAGAGAGACGCCGGATCTGGTACATCGGAGATCTGACGGAGAGGGAAAGCGTCCACTAGTGTCATGACAATTGTGTGGCGAGACTGTGCCAGGGGAACCGGCACCGGGAATCCTTCTTCATGTAATGCCTTCATAAATGCAAATtccttcatggctgccagccTAGAAAGATACATCCACGACCCAGACGCTCGATTCTTGAGATAATCGCGGTTGGATTTCACAGTTCGGAACGATATTCTCCCCAATCGGTGGATTTTCAGGACTCGCTGGGCGCCTGTGTGGTCTGCGACTATCATGATATCGCTCTCCTTTCCAACACCAATTCTGCTTCCGACGCTATAGAGGTCTTTGCGAGTGGCATGGGTATGCAAAGCGAGATAATCTAGACCTCCATACGTCAAACGGTATCCATCATACTTGGCTTCTTTTACTCTGGCGATGAGGCCAACTTTGGCGAGTGCTGAGATGCTTCTGTGCACACCGTTGGCTCCACCTCGCAGTCGGGAAAGCTTTTCTATCAATGGCGTTGGCACAATTTCGTGATTTTTGCTGCCCATTTCAACCTGTGTCTGGTGAGCGTAAGTTGGGCGAAAAGGTTCCCAAATTGGCTTACAGCAGTAAGAACCCTCCAGTCTTCTGACGCCAGATGGCGCATGGCCCTCGTATCCAACTTCATATTGGTTTACCATAAAATATCACAGCGAGATACGTTTAAAAGTGCCGGAATCTGGGGCGCGGAGAGGAGATCTTTGTCTGTGAGGTGCGGCGCTGTACTACCGTGATGGACCAGTTGCGGTTCATCAGAAATATTTGGAGGGGTTTCACAGAAATTTAGGTGATAAGATCTAATCGATAGCCACTTTGCACCACAATTTCTTATCGCGGATTAACCCTTCCGACACGCACAGATGAGCTAGCACGTGACTGGGTCGGATGGCTGGGATTGGGCCTGAGCCAGGCGACAGCGCCTCACGTAACCAGAGCTACAGGATGGAGCAGTGCGAGCACCGTTGACCCGTTGGAGCTTCAATTGCCATACACATCCATCACCTTCTACCACTATCAACGCAAACTTGTGGTCATTGAGAAACGCGGACCTGGACTGCTTCAGACGTCCCAAGTAGTTCAATTCCAATCACCATCGTCTCTTCCACTGTCTTTGTTCCTCCTCCCTTCCTTCGCAGGAGCCTCCCGCATCAGGCTCTCTTCACATCGACGTCAACATGGCCCAAGACAGCGATGCGCCTAAGGCggtggacaagggcaagggaaaAGCTGTCGATGACTCCAAGGATGAGAAACCTTTGTTGAATGGCAGGAAGGAAGATGACAAGAAAGATGGTATGCCCTGAGTAAGATCCGCTGACAAACTAATATATACTGATGTCGATGTAGCcgccgaggaggagctgaGTGAGGAAGACCAGCAGCTTAAAAGCgaacttgacatgatggTGGAGCGACTGACAGTAAGTTTGGGATCCGAATAAGATGACGATCTTGCTCTCTTCGATTGCGACGGCGACTGACTTGGCTCAAACAAAGGAATCTAATACCGAGCTCTACAAAACGGCATTAGAGGCTATGAAGACTTCGATAAagacgtcgacatcatcaatgacAGCAGTACCGAAGCCGTTGAAGTTTCTACGACCACATTACGAGACCTTGACCAAGCTGTACGAAGAATGGCCCGCTGGGGAGAACAAGACTTCGCTTGCGGATGTTCTATCTGTCATTGGCATGACCTTTTCCGACGAAGACAAGCAAGACACACTCAAATATCGACTACTCGCTCCGACTTCCGACATTTCGTCGTGGGGACACGAATATGTGCGACATCTGGCCCTGGAAATCGGTGAAGTGTACGGCAAGCGAATTACTGCTGACGAGTCAACAACGGACCTAATTGACCTTGCTCTGATTCTGGTGCCACTTTTCATCAAGAGCAACGCCGAAGCCGACGCAGTTGACCTCATGAGTGAACTGGAAATTATTGAACAGATTCCAAAGTTCGTCGACGAGAATACCTATGCTAGGGTCTGCTTATACATGGTTAGCATGGTCAACCTGCTTACTTACCCTGACAACGAGACGTTCCTCCGAACCGCCCACAACATTTATATGGAGTACAAGCAATTCACTCAAGCTATTGTCCTTGCTATCCGATTGCACGACGTAGACCTCATCAAAGCCGATTTCGACAAAGCTGACAACCCAATTCTGCAAAAGCAGCTTGCTTTCCTTGTTGCCCGCCAAAGAATAGTATTGGATTTGCCGGAGAACAATGAGGATGAGCAAGTGATCTCGGAGTGCGCTTCGAATCTTAAGCTGTCGGACCACTTCAAGTCTCTTGGCAAGGAGTTGAATATTCTGGATCCCAAGACCACCGAAGATATTTACAAAAGCCACCTGGAGAGCAGTCGGGTGGCTGGCATGACTAACCTTGACTCGGCTAGACACAACCTGGCTGCCGCTTTTGTCAACGCATTTGTCAATGCTGGTTTCGGTAACGACAAGATGATGTTGGTAGAGGGtgaaaaggagagctgggTGTGGAAGACAAAGGCAGATGGCATGATGTCGACCGTTGCTTCCATGGGCACTTTGTTGCTTTGGGACATTGAGAATGGGCTCGATAAGATCGACAAGTACACATACTCCTCCGAGCCGGAAATTTCGGCCGGAGCTATGCTGGCGATTGGTATCATGAATTCGGGTGTGCGCCTTGACTCCGAGCCTGCGTTGGCTCTTCTGGGCGATGCAGACAAGTTGCACCACTCGAATCCCTTAATTCGAACAGCTTGCATTATGGGCTTGGGTCTGTCCTATGCCGGTTCGAATAAGGAGGATTTGCTCGAGCTTCTATTGCCCATTATTAGCGATTCATCGCAAGACATGCAGATTTCCGCAATGGCCGCTCTCTCATGTGGCCTGATTTTTGTTGGCTCTTCTCACCCAGACGTTACGGAAGCTATTGTTACAACgttgatggatgatgagcgAAAGAACCAGTTGACCGATAAATGGACTCGCTTCTTGGCGTTAGGATTGGGTTTGCTATTCTTTGGCCGGCAAGAAGAGGTGGATGTGATTCTGGAGACACTCAAAGCTGTGGACCACCCCATGGCCAAACCAACTGCTGTTTTGGCAGAGATTTGCGCCTGGGCGGGCACCGGAGCAGTCCTCAAGATCCAAGAGTTGCTCCATATCTGCAATGAGCACAAGGAAGAATcggaggacaagaagggtGATGAGCTTCTGCAGGCGTATGCCGTCATTGGTATTGCCTTGGTGTCCATGGGCGAGGACATCGGCCAGGAAATGGTCTTGAGACAGTTTGGTCATCTTATGCATTATGGCGAGGCGAACATTCGAAAGGCAGTTCCGCTGGCAATGGGTCTCATCAGCCCCAGCAACCCACAGATGAAGGTCTACGATACACTCTCAAGATACAGCCACGATAACGATCCCGAAgtcgccatcaacgccatctttGCCATGGGAATGCTCGGTGCAGGAACCAACAATGCCCGTCTGGCACAGCTGCTGAGACAGCTTGCAAGCTATTACCATCGCGACCAGGATGCTCTCTTCATGGTCCGCATTGCACAGGGCTTGTTGCACATGGGCAAAGGTACCTTATCCATCAACCCCTTCCACACCGACCGCCAGGTCCTTTCCCAGGTCTCCACGGCCGGACTTTTAGCCACCATGGTTGCCTTGATCGACCCCAAGGAGTTTATCACTGGCAGCTCCCACTACCTGCTCTACTTCCTCGTCACCGCCATGCATCCTCGCTTCCTTGTCACGCTGGACGAACAGCTCAAGCCGCTCAAGGTCAATGTACGTGTTGGTCAGGCAGTGGATGTCGTGGGACAAGCCGGTCGACCCAAGACCATTACTGGATGGCAAACACAGAGCACGCCTGTGCTACTGGGCTATGGTGAGCGAGCAgagcttgaggatgaggagtATATCAGCCTGAATGGCACTTTAGAGGGCTTGGTGATCCTCAAAAAGGTAAGATGAGAACTCTATCTGCTCCCGCTTTCAATGCTAACATGCTTTGATAGAATCCAGAGTGGGAAGACGGACAATAAGGGGTGGGATCGGACAGGAGTTTGATGGGTGGTATCGGTACAGAGTTGGCAGCTCATTTACGCACCGCTAGTTCACTGTATAGTAATCTATTGTAAAGACACGGGGGAAAGAGCTGTGCATTCATAGATGGCCTAAAAATTTGCAATTCTAGTCTGATGCATCACGTTTTTAGATCTGCCCCGGCAAAGTGTAGTGAACATGTAAAAGGTGATCAAAATTTGCCCCATCCAATGCGGTATTCTATTCAAAAATGCCATCCCAAAGGCTAGTATACAAAGTCATGCTATTTTCCGTCATAAATGCGACATAAATGCAAATCACCAAATATCCGGTCCAAAGGTCTCGCCCTCTGGAACCGTTCTATAGCTACAAGCTTGCCAATCGCAACCTTGTTTGTATACTTCTGTCCCCCACCACTTGAAGTGTTTCATCCACCCGGGGTACAAGAAGCCGAAAAAGACAACGACAATGCCAAAAGCGAGTCCTGAATCAAGGGCTGCACTGAGGGTCATTGTATATTTACCCCACCATGCGTTGGCCCGTCGTTTGATGAGGTAGTTGAACACGTAGCAGACAACGGCCCAgacggagaagttgaggCCTGTGGCGGGGGGGATCCATGACATTGCGCCGAATATAACGGGGAGATTGACCTTGCGGATCATGCTATGGCGCTTCTTTCGCGCGTAGAGCCAAAGGGGAATTGGAAGGAGTGCGCCTAGGGGGAAGCACCATACAAGAGCGCGGTATGTGGCTCCAGGGCCAAAGAACTCGCCTGGTCCTACGACACCCCATAGGATGGAGCCGTTGAAGTGGACGCGTGCAATGGGGCATGTGAAGCCGTTGAGAGCGTCGGCGGTGCAGATGCCCTTGACGTTTGCGAACATCCAATTCAGCACGCCGATTTGCGTTACCGACGAGACTAGGGTGGCGACGACTTGTACAATGAACATGATTCGAGGAGGGATTTTCATGTAGTGACCGAGTTTAAGATCTGAGGCGAATTTGATGCCTTGCGCCGAGGATATGTAACCGTACGTGACGAAGACCATGTTCGCAATGGGACGGCCGGGAAATACCACGCCACATATGAGTTGGCAGATGAGATATATGCTGCTGTGCTGGTTGGTAACGGCCATGATAATGCCGTTGGGGATAAAGAATATGGCGCCGATGGCGAGGGCAAGCAGGAGGCCGTACCAGGGGAGATGGACGGGATAGCTGCGGTGTGTCAGATCACGATGCCTGGTTGGGTTCACAGGGGGAGGTTTAGATGTGAGGGCTGGGACCTACTATTCGACAATAAACATGCCAATGGCCGTCATGGAGGCAAATGTAAGAAAGTACCAACTCAACGGGGCATCCTTGTACCGGCTCATGAGGCGGCAATGAATGTCCTCTCTGCTGATCAAGTTGTCCACGTTTGACGTTGAGGCTGACATGCGGCTATAGTTTTCGCTACCCAAACTTCCAGTAGACGATGTGGTATGCTGTGAGTGTAGGCCTGGTACTGGTCGGTACGTGggcttgccattttgacgTGCTTCCTCCAAGGATTTCTTCCACGTCCGCCAGATGTCCTTGCCGTGCCAGCAGACTGTGTGGGTGAGGAGCGCTGCTAGACCTGCAAACTGCATGCCATAGCTGAGCATGTATGTGACTGGTAGGAATACTCTGCTATATTGTTTGTAGGCTTCTCTGTCGAAGAGAAATTCAGGGGTCAGGATCTTGCTGACGTTGTAAATCTTGCCAGTATTATCAAAGACACCAGTTGATAGAATCGGCATGTATGATGTGTAGAGAACGTTGGAGTAGTAGAAAATTGGTGCTATAATCCACATCACAATAGCGAGACCGCCAATGACATTCATAGCAGCCCAGAATGGAACCAGCAGAGGTGACCCAACATATGTGATTTGCGCCCAGTCAAAGGTCATGGGGAACAGGCCCAGCCCGGAGGCCACGCCAAAGAGATTGGCAATGACGACGTTTTTGGGCGCAAACCAGGTGATGACGCTGAAGTAACTGAGTGCCGGCATGAGCAGCCCGGGTAGGAAGTAAAATGCAAAAGCGCCACTCCAGACAATATAGAAGAATTTCCATCTGCTGATTGTCCAACCATTGGCGGGTTTATTGTCCTGTTTGTGCAAGGTCGAAAACATGGCAGCAGACATGAGTGTTCCTGGCCAAATCATACCACTGGGGCGAACGAGAAATCTTCTGGCCATGCCAGCAAAACCATAGCCCAAAATTTGCGTGGAAATGGTCAACAGCAACTGGTATCCAATCGAGGCCGGCTGGTTGTAGAACCGAGTCTGCTCTACAATGACATCCGTGGCAAAGGCGAAGCCAAACGCAACATTGCTGCTAACATATACGCAAGTGTGCTCCTTTTCGTTCCACTTTCCTTGGGCGAACCATTGCCGCCATGAAATTCGACGTTTCCTTCTGCGGGCCTGGTCTTCTCCATCACTCACAACATCGGTGCGAACGCCGTCGACAAAGACCTCATCGGGATCCTCAGGCCGTTTAAGCACCATGTCCCACAACAAGCCAAGAGGgtgaacaagaagcaaggCAATGACAGGTGTGATAGCAACGCTGGGGTATCGTAATGAGAAGAACAGGTTTGTCGAGGAGCCGAGAATGGAGAAGAGAACGGACAGGCACCACATGCGCGGAGTGTTTATAGATAAAGTCGTATTGTCTGTTGGGGGTACAGACGCTCGGACAATTTCATGCGGCGAATTCTCTTCGAGGTCAATGCCAGACGCCGTAGAGGCATCGTCGAGTAGCAGCCCATCTTCTGAGGTAATATCACCGTCATCTTTGTCGTGGTCCAGAATCTCACTGGGAAGAGGAGCTTCTGCTAATCCGAATCGTCCttccagaccagacactagGGCGGCTCCGTCAAGGTCTTCGGATCTCCGTGAGGTCAGGGACCGCCTCGAGCTCAAACTGCGGTTGCTACGATTCTGAGAACCAACTCGACGAAGCCGGTGAGTATCGCCCTCCTCGGAATCGCTGCTTATGGGAGACGCATCTCTGCTGACAGCTACTGAGCCGTATGGAGAGGAGCTCGGCCGAGAACCGTCAACAGCGCGGAGTATAGGCGTTTTCTTGGAAGCCATGTCGCCTTCGTCGAGCTGGGGATCAAGACAGCCAAGAGACGGCTCTGCTATTGCCTCGTTGAGGCTCGTAGAGGCAAGATCATGGCCAGGTACGGGAGTCGAGGACGACGAGCGTGAACGGCGCGACGGACGAGGCGCCACAGAAGAAGTCTGCTCGCCTTGTTCGGCTGACGAGGAACTCTTCTTGGTCGGCTGTGGCGGTAACGAcgaagttgttgatgtaGTGGACCGAGATGTGGAGGACGATGCAGCTGCTAGGGTTTGAAGAGGTACGCCCTGCTCCTGCAATTGGGAGTCATATACCCTTGTCTCACCAGACGGCGAGAGAGATCGACTGGTCTTGGATTCTGACGAAgaagtggtggtggtggtggtggactCGGACTTGGATTTGGTGCGGCGGCCCATGGCGGGGCAGACAAAAGGCGGGCCGAGAGGATTTATTAGTCGAGGAATGATCAAATGCGCCGGTGTACCCTTGCTGGTGAGTGGTGACGATGGGAATAGTGATGGATGAATTGGATGGCCCGGGTTATGACAAGGATTGGGCCGCTGTCTTCAACGGTGCACGGAGTTTGGTGCACCAATTGATGCTTTGGCGCCGTTGTCAAACAGGTTCAAGACCCCTAAAGCTCCCAGAAATATCATGTAAGGAGGCGGTTCAAATGCGGTCAGATTTCAACTCTCGGCGTCCTTTGCCGCTTAGGAGGCGCcagtacagagtactccATGCAAGGAGCGGCAGGGCGCGCCGTCATCGAACTTGGTACAAGCCTCGGCGCCCCAGTCGACGCTCAGCCTGTGGAGGCCGATGACAGCGAGAGACGTGGTGTGGCGTGTTTCCGTTTCCTTAACATCAAATCGTCTCTTTCGTCTGGTCTTATTATTCCACTTACGAGGAATTGATTGACTCGGTTCGGCGATTTGGCAATAATCAAAGCAGGTCGGTGGGACGAATGACCAAGCTGTTGAGAAGCTCGAAATCAACCCATGCTGTCGGCTCgatgtacctaggtatggaGTAACCTGGCGGCTGGggatgttcaatgttggttggcagCCAGGCTTGCGACTGGCAGTGTCGTGCATTTTTCGAATCCCTAATGTCAAGTTTCCGTTGCACAGCATGGTCGAATCGTTGACatccatactccgtactccgtactcctGCACGGCAGTGGCTCATGCAGGTTCGGATGCATTACCTTCTTGAGTCGCCGGATTGAGTTACTCAGttgagtacctaggtattttGCGGAGCCACAAATCCATGTACTGTTGATTTTTGCAATGGCACATTGTTGTTACACCACTGTCAGATGCGATGCTTGAGAAATGTAGTGAGGGCCAAGCGACGGAAACAAAATAGCAAAGTTTTGTATTTTACCAAGCCTAGATGTACGGGACAGGAAGGTGCAGCCAGAGCACTTGCCAATTTGCAGTGTTTGCCCCCTACTCTACTGCAGACCAAGGAAGCCATGAGAATCCGGCTCTAAATTTCTACAAGCTGCCCAGAAGCATGGAAGTGATGAGAAAGGCCATTTTAACTCAAGAGACAAGTACA
Protein-coding sequences here:
- a CDS encoding RNA binding protein MSSP-2 (similar to Metarhizium acridum CQMa 102 XP_007807688.1); translated protein: MDPGNSVGGPYLPNPTGRTVHSHGPAHSAADPNAMMSQFSGLSLGAMSMPSSSAPMPMGHGPTYMVGSDGQYVLTPMNTQPLGLNHHHNDNPYPGFGIPAGGYGSPYVGLPMPLLPFTPGRAGMAQPRVERGHSDVPGLENRRGSYSTTESTPATPFYGTVSQRDGGPRVASLDRSAYTTPSPQQIGLPVLHADPTKSAMAVVPDRTIDEFLKQDPAIPRAVPAVFTPPSQMKSLEQSLENRIPGNRNVYIRGLHPTTDDELLYKFASRFGPVETSKAIIDTGTGACKGFGFAKFYESRDSEMCIRGFHRLGYEVGFARESFNSRLKAEGDDGSTNLYISNLPKTLTEVELGTIFLGTTILSSKILRDSMGNSRGVGFARFENRDICDEIIKKYNGVGIGEEGLLMNIRYADTPAQKELKRVTAERRQFRTNEYNIGAYGTPLVGMSPTLYNQQSQWRRTLPVSRSGLSASSIEEGNVMRHSGTRRGLSEIVPNTNTDVAAATSMSDSDEGVTIHAETTAVDGGADENKSPSTKGVRRDENSD
- a CDS encoding serine/threonine-protein kinase RIO2 (similar to Verticillium alfalfae VaMs.102 XP_003001249.1), producing the protein MKLDTRAMRHLASEDWRVLTAVEMGSKNHEIVPTPLIEKLSRLRGGANGVHRSISALAKVGLIARVKEAKYDGYRLTYGGLDYLALHTHATRKDLYSVGSRIGVGKESDIMIVADHTGAQRVLKIHRLGRISFRTVKSNRDYLKNRASGSWMYLSRLAAMKEFAFMKALHEEGFPVPVPLAQSRHTIVMTLVDAFPLRQISDVPDPASLYADLIALILRFASHGLIHGDFNEFNILVKEEKVVSDDGEESVKLEPVVIDFPQMVSMEHQNAEMYFDRDVECIKRFFSRRFHFTSTTPGPFYKDSKKKLAKGGFKRLDATVEASGFTKKMLKDLEAAIKDQVASRGEDGELDDDDDDDEEEDDDEEEDDGSEQDDDEKAGGGILGSQSHQDDLNDDAKAVDEGTSSADAQESMSKLTL
- a CDS encoding 26S proteasome regulatory subunit rpn-1 (similar to Aspergillus terreus NIH2624 XP_001211276.1); its protein translation is MAQDSDAPKAVDKGKGKAVDDSKDEKPLLNGRKEDDKKDAAEEELSEEDQQLKSELDMMVERLTESNTELYKTALEAMKTSIKTSTSSMTAVPKPLKFLRPHYETLTKLYEEWPAGENKTSLADVLSVIGMTFSDEDKQDTLKYRLLAPTSDISSWGHEYVRHLALEIGEVYGKRITADESTTDLIDLALILVPLFIKSNAEADAVDLMSELEIIEQIPKFVDENTYARVCLYMVSMVNLLTYPDNETFLRTAHNIYMEYKQFTQAIVLAIRLHDVDLIKADFDKADNPILQKQLAFLVARQRIVLDLPENNEDEQVISECASNLKLSDHFKSLGKELNILDPKTTEDIYKSHLESSRVAGMTNLDSARHNLAAAFVNAFVNAGFGNDKMMLVEGEKESWVWKTKADGMMSTVASMGTLLLWDIENGLDKIDKYTYSSEPEISAGAMLAIGIMNSGVRLDSEPALALLGDADKLHHSNPLIRTACIMGLGLSYAGSNKEDLLELLLPIISDSSQDMQISAMAALSCGLIFVGSSHPDVTEAIVTTLMDDERKNQLTDKWTRFLALGLGLLFFGRQEEVDVILETLKAVDHPMAKPTAVLAEICAWAGTGAVLKIQELLHICNEHKEESEDKKGDELLQAYAVIGIALVSMGEDIGQEMVLRQFGHLMHYGEANIRKAVPLAMGLISPSNPQMKVYDTLSRYSHDNDPEVAINAIFAMGMLGAGTNNARLAQLLRQLASYYHRDQDALFMVRIAQGLLHMGKGTLSINPFHTDRQVLSQVSTAGLLATMVALIDPKEFITGSSHYLLYFLVTAMHPRFLVTLDEQLKPLKVNVRVGQAVDVVGQAGRPKTITGWQTQSTPVLLGYGERAELEDEEYISLNGTLEGLVILKKNPEWEDGQ
- a CDS encoding OPT oligopeptide transporter (similar to Neosartorya fischeri NRRL 181 XP_001258130.1) is translated as MGRRTKSKSESTTTTTTSSSESKTSRSLSPSGETRVYDSQLQEQGVPLQTLAAASSSTSRSTTSTTSSLPPQPTKKSSSSAEQGEQTSSVAPRPSRRSRSSSSTPVPGHDLASTSLNEAIAEPSLGCLDPQLDEGDMASKKTPILRAVDGSRPSSSPYGSVAVSRDASPISSDSEEGDTHRLRRVGSQNRSNRSLSSRRSLTSRRSEDLDGAALVSGLEGRFGLAEAPLPSEILDHDKDDGDITSEDGLLLDDASTASGIDLEENSPHEIVRASVPPTDNTTLSINTPRMWCLSVLFSILGSSTNLFFSLRYPSVAITPVIALLLVHPLGLLWDMVLKRPEDPDEVFVDGVRTDVVSDGEDQARRRKRRISWRQWFAQGKWNEKEHTCVYVSSNVAFGFAFATDVIVEQTRFYNQPASIGYQLLLTISTQILGYGFAGMARRFLVRPSGMIWPGTLMSAAMFSTLHKQDNKPANGWTISRWKFFYIVWSGAFAFYFLPGLLMPALSYFSVITWFAPKNVVIANLFGVASGLGLFPMTFDWAQITYVGSPLLVPFWAAMNVIGGLAIVMWIIAPIFYYSNVLYTSYMPILSTGVFDNTGKIYNVSKILTPEFLFDREAYKQYSRVFLPVTYMLSYGMQFAGLAALLTHTVCWHGKDIWRTWKKSLEEARQNGKPTYRPVPGLHSQHTTSSTGSLGSENYSRMSASTSNVDNLISREDIHCRLMSRYKDAPLSWYFLTFASMTAIGMFIVEYYPVHLPWYGLLLALAIGAIFFIPNGIIMAVTNQHSSIYLICQLICGVVFPGRPIANMVFVTYGYISSAQGIKFASDLKLGHYMKIPPRIMFIVQVVATLVSSVTQIGVLNWMFANVKGICTADALNGFTCPIARVHFNGSILWGVVGPGEFFGPGATYRALVWCFPLGALLPIPLWLYARKKRHSMIRKVNLPVIFGAMSWIPPATGLNFSVWAVVCYVFNYLIKRRANAWWGKYTMTLSAALDSGLAFGIVVVFFGFLYPGWMKHFKWWGTEVYKQGCDWQACSYRTVPEGETFGPDIW